Proteins from a genomic interval of Lolium perenne isolate Kyuss_39 chromosome 1, Kyuss_2.0, whole genome shotgun sequence:
- the LOC127337356 gene encoding uncharacterized protein gives MAATNPGMVHVVEPSSTKMTLHDGKRARVFHHAFWSFEQCTRAFEHCRPIITVDGTFLTGQYKGTLLVAIANDASNRLVPLAFALVEVENNDNWVWFFHILRTRVIPPSKKVCVISDRHQGILKAVELDIHGHAPVHYRWCMRHFCANFYRPCKNKELSDLLQDCCLAYSERRFANLYNGLLKHKELNAGGFEFLQRHLIFNSKWARAYDEDGRRYGQMTSNMAECFNNVLPEAHPWRWLLFFLLLFLL, from the coding sequence atggcCGCTACTAACCCGGGCATGGTTCATGTGGTGGAGCCTTCTAGTACCAAAATGACATTGCATGACGGTAAAAGAGCGAGGGTATTTCATCATGCATTTTGGTCATTCGAGCAATGCACGAGGGCATTCGAACATTGTAGGCCGATCATCACCGTCGATGGTACCTTCTTGACCGGGcagtacaagggcacactattgGTGGCAATAGCAAATGATGCGAGCAACCGTTTAGTACCATTGGCTTTTGCATTGGTAGAGGTTGAGAACAATGATAACTGGGTATGGTTTTTCCATATATTGAGGACGAGGGTCATACCACCCTCAAAGAAAGTGTGTGTTATCTCGGATCGTCATCAAGGAATTCTCAAAGCGGTGGAGCTTGACATTCACGGGCATGCTCCCGTGCACTACCGATGGTGCATGAGGCATTTTTGTGCAAACTTCTACCGGCCATGTAAGAATAAAGAGTTGTCTGACCTTCTTCAAGATTGTTGCCTCGCTTACTCCGAGCGCCGCTTCGCAAACCTATACAATGGCTTGCTGAAACACAAAGAGCTCAACGCGGGTGGTTTTGAGTTTCTACAGAGGCACCTTATATTTAACTCAAAGTGGGCACGAGCTTATGATGAGGATGGGAGGAGATATGGTCAAATGACAAGCAACATGGCTGAATGCTTCAACAATGTGCTTCCGGAGGCCCACCCGTGGCGGTGGTTGCTCTTCTTCCTCCTGCTCTTCCTCCTCTGA